The following are from one region of the Desulfuromonas sp. TF genome:
- a CDS encoding OmpH family outer membrane protein codes for MKRLIGLTLIMLLTSAGAALAAEAKIGYVDLQKALNLSVAGKAAKEKISGKVKEYETIVESRQEELRKLKEELEKKALLLSETARADKERDYQQKLKEFQRFTKDIQEELQQQDADHTRRILEELFQVIKEVGVKEKYTLVLEKTESSILFADDQIDLTARIIKAYDARFATESTK; via the coding sequence ATGAAACGACTCATCGGTTTGACTCTCATCATGCTACTGACATCGGCAGGGGCGGCCCTGGCTGCTGAAGCCAAGATCGGCTACGTCGACCTGCAGAAGGCATTGAATCTCTCCGTGGCGGGTAAAGCCGCCAAGGAGAAGATCTCAGGCAAGGTCAAGGAATACGAAACCATTGTCGAATCCCGCCAGGAGGAACTCAGGAAGCTGAAGGAGGAACTGGAAAAGAAGGCCCTTCTCCTGTCCGAGACCGCCCGCGCCGACAAGGAGCGGGATTATCAGCAGAAACTTAAGGAATTCCAGCGCTTCACCAAGGACATTCAGGAAGAGTTGCAGCAGCAGGATGCCGATCACACCCGGCGGATACTTGAAGAGCTGTTCCAGGTGATCAAGGAGGTCGGGGTAAAGGAGAAGTATACGCTGGTTCTTGAAAAAACCGAAAGTTCCATTCTTTTTGCCGATGATCAGATTGATCTCACTGCCAGGATCATCAAGGCCTATGATGCAAGGTTCGCCACCGAATCGACTAAGTAG
- the lpxD gene encoding UDP-3-O-(3-hydroxymyristoyl)glucosamine N-acyltransferase, producing the protein MALLKELAELAGGTVVGDGDLEILRLASIDEAREGDITFISNPKYLAKIEHCRASAIIVSPGIEAPGFSLIVCRNPYLAFAKILTFLMVRRPEPKGVMKGAIVAASATLGEGVTVHPGCVIGENVQVGLGTILYPGVVLYDDAVVGEECTLHAGVVVREQCRIGNRVIIQPSAVIGADGFGFAPDGSRYYKIPQIGIVIIEDDVEIGAATCIDRAALGVTRIKRGTKIDNLVQVAHNVVIGEDSILVSQVGIAGSTEIGNHCTFGGQAATSGHLKIGNNVTIGGRGGVTNHVDDNQFLSGLPAIPHKEWLKATMSFTRLPEMRKELSHMKRQLEELEKLIKEG; encoded by the coding sequence GTGGCGCTGCTAAAAGAACTGGCCGAACTGGCGGGGGGGACGGTCGTCGGCGACGGAGATCTGGAAATCCTGCGCCTGGCTTCCATTGACGAGGCCCGGGAAGGGGATATCACATTTATCTCCAATCCCAAATATCTGGCGAAGATCGAGCACTGCCGGGCCTCGGCCATCATCGTCTCTCCGGGCATTGAAGCTCCAGGGTTTTCGCTGATCGTCTGCCGCAACCCCTATCTCGCCTTCGCCAAGATTCTCACCTTTCTTATGGTGCGTCGGCCTGAACCGAAAGGGGTCATGAAGGGGGCCATTGTTGCTGCCAGTGCGACGCTCGGCGAAGGGGTTACCGTTCATCCCGGCTGCGTGATCGGCGAAAATGTCCAAGTAGGACTGGGGACGATTCTTTATCCGGGAGTCGTTCTCTATGACGATGCGGTGGTTGGAGAGGAATGTACCCTGCACGCCGGTGTCGTCGTGCGGGAGCAATGCAGGATCGGCAATCGGGTCATCATTCAACCTTCGGCGGTCATCGGCGCCGACGGGTTCGGCTTTGCTCCCGACGGATCGCGATACTACAAGATCCCGCAGATAGGAATCGTGATCATCGAAGACGATGTGGAGATCGGCGCCGCCACCTGCATCGACCGTGCGGCCCTCGGGGTCACACGTATCAAGCGAGGGACGAAGATCGACAACCTGGTGCAGGTCGCTCACAATGTTGTCATCGGCGAGGATTCGATTCTCGTCTCGCAGGTGGGAATCGCGGGCAGCACCGAAATCGGAAATCACTGCACCTTCGGCGGTCAGGCGGCGACATCGGGGCATCTCAAAATAGGCAACAATGTCACCATCGGCGGCCGCGGAGGAGTGACCAACCACGTTGATGACAACCAGTTTCTATCAGGCCTTCCCGCCATACCTCATAAGGAATGGCTCAAAGCCACCATGAGCTTCACCAGGCTGCCCGAAATGCGCAAGGAGCTCAGCCATATGAAACGTCAGCTCGAAGAGCTTGAAAAATTAATCAAGGAAGGATGA
- the fabZ gene encoding 3-hydroxyacyl-ACP dehydratase FabZ, which yields MTVMELNVVEIMKLIPHRYPFLLVDKIIESEGDTKVVGIKNVTINEPFFQGHFPGHPIMPGVLIVEAMAQLGGAFVRAKYDIGDDKVTYFVGIDNVKFRKPVIPGDVLRFELELVSTRRGIYAFAGKAYVEGKLVCEADLKATFADR from the coding sequence ATGACCGTCATGGAATTGAATGTTGTCGAAATCATGAAGCTGATTCCCCACCGTTACCCCTTTTTGCTTGTCGATAAGATCATCGAGTCCGAGGGGGACACGAAAGTCGTCGGGATCAAGAACGTCACCATCAATGAGCCGTTCTTTCAAGGACATTTTCCCGGGCACCCGATCATGCCGGGAGTCCTCATTGTCGAGGCCATGGCTCAGCTCGGCGGCGCCTTTGTCCGGGCAAAATACGACATCGGTGACGACAAGGTCACCTATTTCGTGGGGATCGACAATGTCAAGTTCCGCAAGCCGGTGATCCCCGGAGACGTCCTGAGATTTGAGCTGGAGCTGGTCAGCACCCGTCGGGGAATCTACGCCTTTGCCGGGAAGGCTTATGTGGAAGGGAAACTGGTCTGCGAGGCAGATCTTAAGGCAACTTTCGCCGACCGTTAG
- the lpxA gene encoding acyl-ACP--UDP-N-acetylglucosamine O-acyltransferase → MIHPTAIVHSAARIDEGVSIGPYAVIGEHVSIAAGTTVGPHSVIEGWTEIGRDNRIFQFASVGADPQDLKFHGEQSFLRLGDRNTVREFVTLHRGTEDGGGETVIGDDNLFMAYSHVAHDCRVGNRVILANAATLAGHVVVDDHAILGGLSGVHQFTRIGSHAMISGGSVVVQDIVPFIMAQGDRAKPAGLNLVGLKRRGFSDSTLHDLKTAYKLIFRSGLRLEEALEKVTAELDETPELKMFTEFIRNSHRGIAR, encoded by the coding sequence ATGATCCACCCGACAGCCATAGTGCATTCCGCCGCCCGGATTGACGAAGGAGTCTCCATCGGCCCCTACGCCGTTATAGGCGAGCATGTTTCCATCGCCGCGGGGACGACCGTGGGACCGCATTCGGTCATCGAAGGGTGGACCGAGATCGGACGGGACAACCGGATCTTCCAGTTCGCTTCCGTGGGAGCCGATCCCCAGGACCTCAAGTTTCATGGCGAGCAGTCCTTCCTTCGCCTCGGGGACCGCAATACGGTGCGCGAATTCGTGACCCTTCATCGCGGGACCGAAGACGGAGGAGGGGAGACCGTGATCGGAGACGACAATCTGTTCATGGCCTATTCGCACGTGGCTCACGACTGCCGGGTCGGGAACCGCGTTATTCTTGCCAACGCCGCCACGCTCGCCGGGCATGTCGTCGTTGATGATCATGCCATTCTGGGAGGACTCTCCGGCGTTCACCAGTTCACCCGCATCGGCTCTCATGCCATGATCAGCGGAGGCTCAGTGGTCGTACAGGATATTGTCCCCTTCATCATGGCCCAGGGGGACCGGGCAAAACCAGCGGGACTGAACCTGGTCGGCCTCAAACGGCGGGGCTTCTCCGATTCCACCCTGCACGATCTCAAAACGGCCTATAAGCTCATTTTCCGTTCAGGCCTGCGCCTTGAGGAGGCCTTGGAGAAAGTTACCGCCGAACTCGATGAAACGCCTGAACTGAAGATGTTTACAGAATTCATTCGCAACAGCCACCGGGGGATTGCGCGTTAA
- a CDS encoding Gfo/Idh/MocA family protein, with protein sequence MNKLRAAVIGVGYLGRFHAQKYASLEDVDLVGVVDASRERAEEVAAEVGTAAFTDYRQLLDSVDVVSIVVPTQYHYPVAKECLEAGCHILLEKPITQSVEEADHLIRLAEDRGLVFQVGHLERFNPAVLALEGVLKNPLFIESHRLAPFKTRGTDVTVVLDLMIHDIDIILSMVPSAIKLVNSMGVPVLSEEVDIANARLQFENGCVANVTASRVSRDAVRKIRIFQSDAYISIDYQARKISIFRKDDGGVPVPGLPNVSMEEKSFEQSDALLAEIRAFVDAVRDGTAPVVTGEDGKRALELALQINGKL encoded by the coding sequence ATGAACAAATTGCGCGCCGCTGTTATCGGGGTAGGATATCTTGGTCGATTCCATGCCCAGAAATACGCCTCTCTGGAGGATGTGGACCTTGTCGGAGTGGTCGATGCCAGCCGGGAGCGGGCCGAAGAGGTTGCCGCCGAGGTGGGCACGGCCGCTTTCACCGATTATCGCCAGTTACTCGATTCCGTCGATGTTGTATCGATCGTGGTTCCGACGCAGTATCATTATCCCGTGGCCAAAGAATGCCTGGAGGCCGGCTGCCATATCCTTCTGGAAAAGCCGATCACCCAGTCCGTGGAAGAGGCGGATCACTTGATCAGGCTGGCTGAGGATCGTGGTCTGGTCTTCCAGGTAGGGCACCTGGAGCGTTTCAACCCTGCGGTTCTGGCTCTGGAAGGTGTTCTGAAAAACCCACTTTTCATCGAGTCTCATCGACTGGCACCCTTCAAGACAAGGGGGACGGACGTCACCGTCGTTCTCGATCTTATGATTCACGATATCGATATTATCCTGAGCATGGTTCCTTCGGCGATCAAGCTGGTAAATTCGATGGGAGTTCCGGTGCTTTCGGAGGAAGTCGACATTGCCAACGCCCGGCTTCAATTCGAAAACGGCTGTGTGGCCAATGTTACGGCAAGCCGTGTCAGCCGCGATGCGGTGCGCAAGATCCGGATCTTTCAGTCCGATGCCTATATTTCCATCGATTATCAGGCCCGCAAGATCTCCATATTCCGTAAAGATGACGGCGGCGTGCCGGTTCCTGGGCTGCCCAACGTCTCCATGGAAGAAAAGAGCTTCGAACAGAGCGATGCTCTTTTAGCCGAAATCAGGGCCTTCGTCGATGCGGTCAGGGACGGTACCGCTCCGGTGGTTACGGGGGAAGACGGCAAGCGGGCTCTGGAACTGGCTCTGCAGATCAACGGAAAACTCTAG
- a CDS encoding DegT/DnrJ/EryC1/StrS aminotransferase family protein translates to MVDLKGQYESLREEIERGFRQVLETTQFIMGPNGAALEQEVAAYCGIRHAIGVASGTDALHLALRAAGIGEGDEVITSPFTFIATAEAISYVGAHPVFVDIDPQTFNIDVDLIEAAITERTRAVLPVHLFGQPADMTPIAALCRRHGLKLVEDCAQAFGAEYGGKKSGAFGDLGCFSFFPSKNLGCFGDGGMIITDDDAAAEAVRMLRNHGSRERYHHAVIGYNSRLDDLQAVILRAKLKHIDDYNRRRRINAHRYSSRLQGSGVLPPVEDGKGLHVYHQYTILCEARDAIQKALNSKGIASAIYYPIPLHRQEVYQEEWAGVSLPVTEDVAGKVLSLPMYPELTGEQIDRICDVILGAL, encoded by the coding sequence ATGGTTGACCTAAAGGGTCAATACGAGTCGCTCCGGGAGGAAATCGAACGGGGCTTCCGGCAGGTGCTTGAAACGACCCAGTTCATCATGGGTCCCAACGGCGCCGCACTGGAACAGGAAGTGGCTGCTTATTGCGGGATCAGGCATGCCATCGGCGTCGCCTCAGGGACCGATGCTCTGCATCTCGCCCTGCGGGCCGCGGGGATCGGCGAGGGGGACGAAGTCATCACCTCTCCTTTCACTTTCATCGCGACCGCCGAGGCGATCTCCTATGTGGGCGCCCATCCTGTTTTCGTCGATATCGATCCTCAGACCTTCAATATCGATGTGGATCTCATCGAGGCGGCGATCACCGAACGGACCCGGGCCGTCCTTCCCGTTCATCTTTTCGGGCAACCTGCCGATATGACTCCCATTGCCGCGCTGTGCCGCAGACACGGTCTCAAGCTGGTGGAAGACTGCGCGCAGGCCTTCGGGGCCGAGTACGGCGGCAAAAAGTCTGGAGCGTTTGGCGATCTGGGTTGTTTTTCCTTCTTCCCGAGCAAGAACCTTGGCTGTTTCGGCGACGGAGGAATGATTATCACCGACGACGACGCCGCCGCCGAGGCGGTGCGGATGTTGCGCAATCACGGCAGCCGCGAGAGATATCATCATGCCGTCATAGGTTACAACAGCCGTCTGGACGATCTGCAGGCTGTGATTCTGCGGGCCAAGCTCAAGCACATCGATGATTACAATCGCCGGAGGCGGATCAACGCCCACCGGTACAGCAGCCGCCTGCAGGGGTCCGGAGTGCTGCCGCCGGTGGAAGATGGAAAGGGTCTGCACGTCTATCACCAGTACACCATCCTCTGCGAAGCCCGTGATGCGATCCAGAAGGCCTTGAACTCGAAAGGCATCGCTTCGGCCATCTATTACCCGATCCCCCTGCACCGGCAGGAGGTATATCAAGAGGAGTGGGCCGGGGTCTCCCTGCCTGTCACCGAGGATGTCGCCGGAAAAGTTCTGTCGCTTCCCATGTACCCCGAACTGACCGGGGAGCAGATCGACAGGATTTGCGACGTCATCCTGGGGGCCTTGTAG
- the lpxB gene encoding lipid-A-disaccharide synthase, whose product MDQRRKALIVTGEASGDLHGSNLIKAAREVDPGLSFFGVGGRLMEAAGCEILIPGEELAVMGLVEVAGHFPTIYRAFNRLKGILNGERRPDVLILIDFPDFNLRLAKAAKKAHVPVLYYVSPQVWAWRRGRVKKIAGVVDRLAAIFPFEPDFYKDQDIEVEYVGNPLLDEVHVSRSRVDFLGSYGLDPDRPVVGLFPGSRKNELKYNFDTILGAAELIRRQKTEINFLLPVASSLDPEIFQARLAELTLPITLVQENIYDAANACDAVITVSGTVTLQTALVGTPMAILYKMAPLTYAIGKRLVKVDHIGLANIVAGDGVVREFIQEEATAEAVAGEILRIVDDAEYGRLIRHGLSRIRERMGEGGCSRRVARMASEMSRGILHKEPSE is encoded by the coding sequence ATGGATCAGCGTCGAAAGGCCCTGATCGTCACCGGAGAAGCCTCCGGGGATCTCCATGGCTCTAACCTCATCAAGGCCGCCCGGGAGGTTGACCCCGGGCTGTCTTTTTTCGGTGTAGGCGGCCGGCTCATGGAGGCGGCCGGGTGCGAAATTCTCATTCCCGGCGAAGAACTGGCCGTCATGGGACTGGTGGAAGTGGCCGGTCACTTTCCGACCATTTATAGGGCGTTTAATCGGTTGAAAGGGATTCTGAACGGGGAGCGGCGGCCTGACGTGCTTATCCTCATCGATTTCCCCGATTTCAATCTGCGCCTGGCCAAAGCGGCGAAAAAGGCTCATGTCCCTGTCCTCTACTATGTCAGCCCGCAGGTCTGGGCATGGCGTCGAGGCCGGGTTAAAAAGATCGCCGGGGTGGTCGACCGGCTGGCGGCCATTTTCCCTTTTGAACCTGATTTCTACAAGGATCAGGATATCGAGGTGGAATATGTGGGCAACCCGCTGCTGGATGAAGTCCACGTCAGCCGTTCGCGAGTCGACTTTCTCGGCAGCTACGGTCTGGATCCGGATCGCCCCGTAGTCGGCCTCTTTCCCGGGAGCCGCAAAAACGAGCTCAAGTATAACTTCGATACCATCCTCGGGGCGGCGGAATTGATCCGGCGACAAAAGACTGAAATCAACTTTCTTCTCCCGGTCGCTTCTTCCCTCGATCCCGAGATCTTCCAGGCCAGATTGGCGGAACTGACACTTCCGATCACCCTGGTGCAGGAAAACATCTATGACGCGGCAAATGCCTGCGACGCGGTGATCACGGTTTCGGGGACGGTGACCCTGCAGACGGCCCTGGTCGGAACTCCCATGGCGATTCTCTACAAAATGGCTCCCCTGACCTATGCCATCGGCAAACGTCTCGTGAAGGTGGATCACATCGGCCTGGCGAACATCGTCGCAGGCGACGGGGTGGTCAGGGAATTCATTCAGGAGGAGGCGACGGCCGAAGCGGTAGCCGGCGAAATCCTTCGCATCGTCGATGACGCCGAATACGGTCGGCTGATCCGCCACGGACTCTCCCGCATCCGTGAAAGGATGGGGGAAGGAGGATGCTCTCGGCGCGTGGCCCGCATGGCCTCGGAGATGAGCAGGGGCATTCTGCATAAGGAACCGTCCGAGTGA
- a CDS encoding ABC transporter ATP-binding protein, with translation MKDQGIHIYRRLLRYSRPYAARVLFSMAASLLVAGSDVAAAKLVQPLIDRVITAGNAFLVNIVPMVVIGLAVVKGASRYVQEYLIKTAGQMVVQDIRNDLYEHSISLSMGYYARNSTGNLMSRILNDVGILQRSAADVLVDGLREGFTLIGLTALVFYNDWRLATLAFLVLPVSVLPASIIGRKIKDNTRRGQATLGSLTGMLQETMSGIKVIKAFGTEESENQRFRKENLSFYRFMRKVLKYDSAAAPVVEILASFGVAAVFWYGINRVLAGAMTQGELFSFSAAILMMYTPVKRLTKVGNTIQKSLGAAERVFEVMDEVPEISDAPDAVSIGRARGEVVFDRVVFSYGEEPVLKDFVLSADPGEVVALVGPSGAGKSTVVGLLSRFYDPQQGAIRIDGRDIRRITLESLKRNIALVDQETFLFHDTIRNNIRYGSPDADDAAVEEAARLAYADEFIRLLPHGYETSIGDRGVRLSGGQRQRLCIARAILRDAPVLILDEATSALDTESEAMVQQALANLMRNRTTFVIAHRLSTIMHADKIVVLDAGRVEQAGTHQELLQSGGLYQKLYEIQFQD, from the coding sequence GTGAAAGATCAAGGTATCCATATATATCGTCGTCTTCTGAGATATTCGCGGCCCTACGCGGCCCGGGTACTCTTTTCCATGGCGGCTTCGCTGCTGGTGGCCGGCTCCGACGTGGCCGCGGCCAAACTGGTCCAGCCCCTGATCGACAGAGTCATTACCGCCGGGAACGCCTTCCTGGTCAATATCGTTCCCATGGTGGTCATCGGTCTTGCCGTCGTCAAGGGCGCCTCACGCTATGTTCAGGAGTATCTGATCAAGACAGCCGGACAGATGGTGGTTCAGGATATCCGCAACGATCTCTATGAGCATTCCATCTCCTTGTCCATGGGATATTACGCCCGCAACTCCACGGGCAATCTCATGTCCCGGATTCTCAACGACGTCGGGATCCTGCAGCGTTCCGCCGCGGACGTCCTGGTGGATGGACTGCGAGAGGGGTTCACCCTCATCGGCCTGACGGCCCTGGTCTTCTATAACGACTGGAGACTGGCGACCCTCGCCTTTCTGGTTTTGCCCGTCTCCGTCCTTCCGGCTTCGATCATCGGCCGCAAGATCAAGGACAATACCCGCCGGGGTCAGGCGACGCTGGGGAGTCTCACCGGCATGCTGCAGGAGACCATGTCGGGGATCAAGGTCATCAAGGCCTTCGGCACGGAAGAGAGTGAGAATCAGCGTTTCCGCAAGGAAAATCTCTCTTTCTATCGATTCATGCGGAAAGTCCTGAAATACGATTCAGCTGCGGCGCCGGTCGTTGAAATTTTGGCGTCCTTCGGGGTCGCCGCCGTTTTCTGGTACGGAATCAACCGGGTTCTGGCGGGGGCGATGACCCAGGGGGAGCTTTTCTCATTCTCCGCCGCCATACTCATGATGTATACCCCGGTCAAGCGTCTGACCAAAGTCGGCAATACGATTCAGAAATCCCTGGGGGCCGCCGAGCGGGTCTTCGAAGTCATGGACGAGGTTCCCGAGATTTCAGATGCTCCCGATGCCGTATCCATTGGACGCGCCAGGGGAGAAGTGGTCTTCGACCGGGTTGTTTTCTCCTATGGAGAGGAGCCCGTGCTGAAGGACTTTGTTCTCAGCGCCGACCCGGGAGAGGTTGTGGCCCTGGTGGGACCGAGCGGAGCGGGCAAATCGACCGTCGTCGGACTGCTGAGCCGCTTTTACGATCCCCAGCAGGGGGCGATTCGCATCGACGGCCGTGACATCCGCCGAATCACCCTGGAGAGTCTTAAACGCAACATCGCACTGGTTGATCAGGAAACCTTTCTGTTCCATGACACCATTCGCAACAATATCCGCTACGGATCGCCGGATGCGGATGATGCCGCGGTCGAGGAAGCGGCCCGGCTTGCCTATGCCGACGAGTTTATCCGCCTGCTGCCTCACGGTTACGAAACAAGCATCGGAGATCGCGGCGTACGCCTCTCCGGCGGGCAGAGACAGCGCCTTTGCATCGCCCGGGCGATACTGCGCGACGCCCCCGTTCTGATTCTTGATGAGGCGACCAGCGCTCTCGATACCGAGAGTGAGGCCATGGTCCAGCAGGCCCTGGCCAACCTGATGCGCAATCGCACTACGTTCGTGATTGCCCATCGCCTTTCGACCATCATGCATGCGGACAAGATCGTGGTCCTTGATGCGGGAAGGGTCGAACAGGCCGGAACGCATCAGGAACTGCTCCAGAGCGGCGGTCTTTATCAGAAGCTTTACGAGATTCAGTTCCAGGATTAG
- a CDS encoding lysophospholipid acyltransferase family protein, whose amino-acid sequence MKKSFGDWLLLNLAPPVAAGIIRFLRFFLRIEFIGEEHPRAFWKRGEHVILAFWHDQLLLMVQGYRGPGAKILISASKDGELIARTMQCFGQGAVRGSSTRGGRSAFKAMMALAEEPFDLVITPDGPKGPRHQIKPGVVQLARLTGRAVIPMAFICSRGHRFPSWDRFLLPYPFSRGVYAFGEPIVYQKGEDAEGFRVRLQQAMEENVRRAQARLEKSGVSAV is encoded by the coding sequence ATGAAAAAATCCTTCGGCGACTGGCTCCTGCTGAATCTGGCTCCTCCCGTGGCGGCCGGCATTATCAGATTCCTGCGTTTCTTCCTCCGGATCGAGTTCATCGGGGAGGAACACCCCCGTGCCTTCTGGAAAAGAGGAGAACATGTGATTCTCGCCTTCTGGCACGATCAGCTGCTGCTCATGGTCCAGGGATATCGCGGACCGGGGGCGAAGATCCTGATCAGCGCCTCCAAGGACGGAGAGCTTATTGCGAGAACCATGCAGTGTTTCGGACAGGGGGCGGTGCGCGGTTCATCGACCAGAGGGGGACGCTCCGCCTTCAAGGCGATGATGGCCCTGGCCGAAGAGCCCTTCGACCTCGTCATCACCCCCGATGGTCCCAAGGGGCCGCGTCACCAGATCAAGCCCGGAGTGGTGCAGCTCGCCCGGCTCACCGGCCGAGCGGTGATCCCCATGGCATTTATCTGCTCCCGGGGGCATCGGTTCCCTTCATGGGACCGTTTTCTTCTCCCTTATCCGTTCTCCCGGGGCGTTTATGCCTTCGGCGAACCGATTGTCTATCAAAAGGGAGAGGACGCCGAAGGCTTTCGTGTCCGGCTGCAACAGGCCATGGAAGAAAATGTACGACGTGCTCAGGCCCGTCTGGAGAAGTCCGGTGTATCTGCTGTATGA
- a CDS encoding 3-deoxy-D-manno-octulosonic acid transferase yields the protein MYLLYDLILLISAFFLIPFYLIRGLRHGKVRRGIRERLGFFLPDRLALLRGRKVFWIHAVSVGETRAAISLLKGLRKTYPDAALVLSNVTETGHAIALGIKEVDLCLFFPFDLSLVVRKVLRQVRPDLIIIVETEIWPNFVRISHEAGIPILLVNGRISDRSFPRYQLAKPLLQPLLQRFSAFCMQTDLDAERIRLMGAPEERVEVTRNLKFDMQTSAPDRTAIDTLKDLYRIPSGTTVWVAGSTHAGEEEIIIEVYRHLVAEGENLILILVPRHPERCRAVGDMLTTCGLPYVLRSEIESSRNPLRAGEVLLGDTLGEMLKFYAAADVVFVGGSLANIGGHNILEACLLKKPVLFGPHMHNFKEISRLVAEVRGGIGVADDKELLGTLRELIGNPQMRCTMGEAGFDLLQRNSGATAHTLAVISRVLR from the coding sequence GTGTATCTGCTGTATGACTTGATATTGCTGATTTCCGCATTCTTTCTGATCCCTTTTTATCTGATCAGAGGGCTGCGCCACGGTAAGGTTCGGCGCGGGATTCGGGAGCGGCTCGGCTTCTTTCTTCCGGATCGCCTGGCATTGCTGCGGGGTCGCAAGGTTTTCTGGATTCATGCGGTTTCTGTCGGCGAGACGAGGGCGGCCATAAGCCTGCTCAAAGGCCTCAGGAAAACGTATCCGGATGCCGCCCTGGTGCTCTCCAACGTGACCGAAACGGGTCACGCCATCGCGCTGGGGATCAAGGAGGTCGATCTCTGTCTTTTCTTCCCCTTCGATCTTTCGCTGGTGGTGAGAAAGGTTCTGCGTCAGGTGCGACCCGACTTGATCATCATCGTGGAGACGGAGATCTGGCCCAACTTCGTACGAATCTCCCACGAAGCGGGGATTCCGATTCTTCTGGTCAACGGACGCATTTCCGACCGCTCCTTTCCCCGCTATCAATTGGCGAAGCCACTGCTGCAACCTCTGCTTCAGAGATTTTCCGCATTCTGCATGCAGACCGATCTGGACGCCGAACGTATTCGACTCATGGGCGCCCCTGAAGAAAGAGTGGAAGTCACCCGGAACCTCAAGTTCGACATGCAGACATCGGCTCCCGACCGGACCGCCATTGACACCCTGAAGGATCTTTATCGGATTCCCTCCGGGACTACCGTATGGGTGGCGGGGAGCACTCATGCCGGCGAAGAGGAGATCATCATAGAGGTTTACCGGCACCTGGTGGCGGAAGGGGAGAATCTTATTCTGATTCTGGTCCCCCGGCATCCTGAAAGATGCCGGGCGGTGGGTGATATGCTGACCACATGCGGGCTCCCTTACGTTCTGCGCAGCGAGATCGAATCCAGCCGTAATCCGCTCCGGGCCGGAGAGGTTCTTCTGGGGGATACGCTGGGTGAGATGCTCAAGTTCTATGCCGCTGCCGATGTGGTTTTCGTTGGCGGCAGCCTGGCGAACATCGGCGGTCACAACATCCTGGAAGCCTGTCTTTTGAAAAAGCCTGTCCTGTTCGGCCCTCACATGCACAACTTCAAGGAAATTTCCCGTCTCGTCGCCGAGGTGAGGGGCGGGATCGGGGTCGCCGATGACAAGGAACTCCTCGGCACTCTCCGGGAGTTGATCGGGAACCCTCAAATGCGCTGCACCATGGGCGAGGCCGGATTTGACCTGCTGCAGCGGAACAGCGGCGCTACCGCCCATACCCTTGCCGTGATCAGCCGCGTTCTGAGATAA